In Chloroflexota bacterium, the genomic window CGTGCACCGTTCCACCGTGGGGCGCTATGTGGAAGACCTCTCGCAACTCGGCATCCCCATTTGGGAAGACGAGCGCCGCATTGGCATCCTGCGCGACCGCTATCAAGTGCGCATTAGCGTGAACATGCACGAGGCTTTGGCGCTGCACTTGGCCACGCGCCTGCTCACCACCCGCACTGACAAACACTACCCCCACGCCGCCAGCGCGCTGCGCAAACTGGGCGAGGCATTGAAGCACCTGGCGCCTCTGATCAGCGAGCACATGATGCGCTCGGCGGCAGTGCTGGAAGGCCCCCATCGCCGCCACGACAGTGCGTTTTTGGAAGTGCTGGAAGCCCTGACCCGCGCCTGGTCGCGCGGCGAAAAGGTCAAAGTCACCCATGAGATGGAAGACGGCCAGACCTTCGCCTACAAGTTTGCCCCCTATTTCATCGAGCCGTATGCCGTAGGCCGCACCATGCACGTCATCGGCTTCCGCGAGCCGCCGGGGGCCATCCGCACTTTCAAGATTGAGCGCATTCGCACCGTGCGACCTTTGGGCGAAAAATACACCATCCCGCCGGACTTCGACCCCACCGAGTACCTCAAAGACGCCTGGGGCATCTGGGTATCGGAGAAAGCGCCGACCGAGATCGTGCTCCGCTTCAGCCCGCGGGTCGCCAAACGGGTGGGCGAGACGCTGTGGCATCACACCCAGGTGCTGGAACCCCAGCCCGATGGCGCGCTCGTCTGGCGGGCGTGGGTGGCCGACTGGCGTGAAATGCTCCCCTGGATTCGCGGCTGGGGGGCGGATGTGGAAGCACTGGCGCCCGAGGCGTTAAGGAAAAGGTTGCAGCAGGAGGTAGGCAAGTTGGCGAATTTGTATGGAATCTTAATTGAGCGAACACTTCCTCAATTCATTGCACATACAAGAAATGAACAAGGTCAATATCATGATCTGGTGAAGCATTTGCTAAACGTAGCAAAATTAGCGTCCGCGTTTGCTGCAAACCTCCAAGCGGCAGATGTGGCCTATTACTTGGGTTTGTGGCATGACTTAGGCAAATTTCACCCAGATTTTCAGCGTTATTTATGGGATGCAGATGCTGGGATTAAGCGTAAAGGGCCTGATCATAAAGCCGCAGGCGCGCGGGTTGCTGTTAAGCATCTCGGGGACTTTTTGGGCATGTTGATACAGGGACACCACGGCGGTTTGCAGTCTCCCAGTGATTTTAGATCTTGGTATGAGCGAAATAAAGGTGCAGCAGAACAATCTTTAACGGTCGCAAGAACAGTGTTGGACTTTGAACCAACCAGTCCGATTTCTTTTCCTCAACATGTATTGAGAAATCACCGTAATGGGGAGAAAAATCGTCGGAGTGGGGAGTTCTTTGCCCGCATGTTATTTTCATCTCTGGTAGATGCTGATTTTTTGGATACAGAAGCGCACTTTAAACCGGCAAAAGCGAGGCAACGGGGTAATTGGGCTGATATTTCAGATCTGTGGGAGCGTTTTCAGAAAGATCAGCAACGGTTGGTAAAGAAAGCGAATCAGGCATTAAAAATCAACCGGATCCGATCTGAGATTTACGAAGAGGCCAAAAAGGCCGCCGAATACCCTCCCGGTTTGTTTCGTTTGACGGTGCCCACTGGCGGGGGAAAAACGCGTTCGGCAATGGGGTTTGCCCTGCGCCATGCTGTTAAACATGGTCAGAATCGTATCATTGTCGTTGTACCATATATAACGATTACGCAGCAGACGGCGAATACATATAGGGAAATTTTTGAAGTGGCTGGCGAAGATGGAATTGTTGTTCTAGAGCATCATAGCAACATATTCAGGAATGGAACAATCCCCGAAACTTGGCGATTGGCATCGGAAAATTGGGATGCTCCCATTATAGTGACGACAACAGTGCAGTTTTTTGAAAGCCTGTTTGCGAATAGCACAAGCCAGACTCGCAAATTACATCGCATTGCAAATAGCGTGGTGATTTTGGATGAAGCCCAATCCTTGCCCCCTCACTTATTAGAGCCGATGCTGGATGCTATTCAAGAGTTGTGTACACATTATCACACTACGGTCGTATTGTCGACCGCCACGCAACCCGCTTTTGAGGTCTTTGCTCCTTTCCGCAGCCTGGTGCAGGAATTGAACGCCCGAGAAATTGTTCCAAACTCTGAACGATATTTTCACGAATTGAAACGTGTTGAATTTGAGTGGCATTTGAAACGGCCTTTGTCATGGGAGCAGGTGGCTGACATTATGCGAATGGAACGCCATTCGTTGGCAATCTGCAATACAAAAGATGATGCACTGGCCTTGTTGGATGCGCTAGACGACCCGAACGCGTTGCACCTTTCCACACGGCTTTGCGGAAAACACCGGGATGCCGTCATCAATGAGATTTTAAACCGCTTACGTGAAGGGCAGCCTTGTCGTGTGGTTGCGACTCAAGTGGTTGAATCTGGTGTAGATATAGATTTTCCGTTAGTATTGCGCGCTTTAGGCCCTCTGGATGGCATTATTCAGGCTGCTGGGCGCGCAAATCGCGAAGGGAAGCGGCACAGAGGACGAGTCGTTGTCTTCGAGCCAGAGCAAGGCCATTTGCCACGGGGTGTTTACAGGCAAGCGGTTGAGATCACACGCATGTTGTTGAAGGAATTGCCGGATATTTACAGTCCAGAGGCTATCCATGCATACTTTTCATCTTTGTATAAACTCGCTCAACAAGATCATAATGCTTTGGGGAAAACCATTCAGCAATACCGTGAGAATTGGGATTTCCCCGAGGTTGCCCGCCGTTTTCGGCTGATACCAGACGATACGGTAAATGTGGTGATCACCTCATATGGGAGTGAGAAAGAACAGGCAGAAGTCCGCTCTATTTTGAGCGCTTTATATGCGGGCGCGCCACTTACACGCGAGAGAATGCGCGCTTTGCAGCCTTATTTGGTCACTTTGCCACGCTATCGGGCAGCAACATGTTTGCACGCCGGGCTCTTGATGCCTCAAACATCAGAAGGATTTGGAGGGCAAATGTGGGAATGGAAGGGAAATTATGATGAGCGTCGAGGCATTGTATTAAGTGACTGTGAACCTGGCGAAGGAAAAGCGGTGATCTTCTCTTGACGTTTTCCTCGCTGCGTGCTATGATACTTTTGTCTTTCCATTACCAACCAATCACATGGAAAGTGGATTGAAATCATGTTATCGGCTGGTACATCTCAAGAAAGGAGGGCGGCTCTATGTCCCAAAGTGATGATTTTCCCTTATTGAGCGTGCGGGTGTGGGGTCACTATGCCTGCTTTACCCGCCCCGAAATGAAGGCAGAGCGTGTTACTTATCCGGTGCCCCCCCCATCTGCGGCCCGCGGAATTTTGGAGGCTATTTTCTGGAAACCGGAATTCGTGTGGCGGGTGAGAGAAATTTGGGTGCTCAAACCAATTCGGTATTTCTCGATTCTGCGCAATGAAGTGAACGAACCTGCTAGTCATCGCGCTGCAAGGTCTTGGGTGGGGAGCCATAAAGGGTACGTTGCCCAATTTCATCGTGCTCAACGCCACACACTGGCATTGCGAGACGTAGAATACATTATTCGAGCCCGCATTGATGTGAAGCCTTATGTTGACGCGAACCCGGCCAAATATGTTGCTCAATTTAAACGCCGGTTACGCCGTGGGGCGTGTTTCCATCGCCCTTATTTGGGCACGCGCGAGTTCGCAGCATATTTCTCTGAACCCATGGGGGATGAGCAGCCCATTGATCTTAGCATGGAGATCGGGCGCATGCTCTACGATTTGGACTACAAAGATGACGGGCGCGGTACCCCTCGTTTTTTCTCTGCTCGTTTGGAAAGGGGGATACTGCGCGTCCCTGTGTTGTCTTCGGAGGGAGTTTAGATGTTATTGCAACAGCTCATTGAACTGGCGTCTCGATTGGAACAACAAGGCAATTTGGCCCCGCCCGTGCATCGCAATAAGGGGGTGCGCTATATGTTGAGCCTGGATAGCCAGGGCCGGTTGCGAAATCCTCACCCCATAGATTTAACTAAGGAAGACGGGACGTTGCCTCGTTGGATTTTGCCGGATACAGTGAAGGCCTCGGGCATTAAGCCTATCTTGTTGGCCGACAACGCAGAATATACCTTAGGTATCGGACGGTCTGAATCCAAACCGGAGCGAGTACGCAAGTGCCACGCCGCTTATCTGAGCCTGATTAGAGATTGTGCTGACCATACGCAAGAGCCGGCGGTCATGGCGGTGCTTCAATTTCTTGAAAATGACCCTCTGCAGCATCTTGTTTTACCTGATAATTTCGATGCCGGCGGCATCATTGTGTTTGAAGTCGATGGAAAACTGGTGCATGAGATCACTGCTGTGCGCGATTTTTGGATTGAGCACAATATGCCTAGGGGCAACGTTATGGAGTGCATTGCGTGTGGAGAGCGTAAGCCTGTTTTGCCTAGACTCAAGGGAAAAATCAAAGGGATCCCTGGAGGGCAAAGTTCAGGTACATCGCTTATTTCTGCCAACAAAACCGCATTCGAGTCTTATGGGCTTAAGAATTCCTTGATTGCTCCCATTTGCTTTGAGTGCAGTGAGCGCTTCACGAAAGCGTTGAATTTCTTGCTGGCAAATGATAAACATCATTTGGTCTTTGGACAGAAGTTGGTATTTGTGTTTTGGACGAGAGACCCCGTAGAGTGGAACCCTCTTTCCTTTTTGCAACGTCCCGATCCTCAAGATGTACAAAATCTACTGGACGCATCACAACGTCCCAGCAAATGGAATCCCAATTTGGATACTACGTCGTTTTACGCTGCTTCTCTCTCGGCTAGCGGAGGGCGCGCCGTCATTCGCGATTGGATTGATACGACGGTTGGCGAGGTGAAAGAACATTTGCGCCAATGGTTTGCTGCTCAAGCCATGGTAAATGCACACGGCGATTTATCTCAGCCTTTAAGCATTTATGCTTTGGCTGGAGCCACGGCTATGGATTTAGGCAAGGTAACCACTTCGACTTACCAGACGTTGTTGCGGGCCAGTTTAATGGGGTCTCCATTACCCTGGAATCTATTGCAACAGGCTGTTAGGCGGAATGTGAGTGAACGGCGTGTAACGCATGCTCGCGCCGCTTTAATTAAACTCGTTTTTGTCACCCGTAACCTAATCAAGGAGGATGATATGTCGCAATTGGAAACTCCCCCTCCCGAGTTTTCTCTGGCTTATCATTGTGGCCGTTTGCTTGCAGTGTTGGAGAATATTCAATACGAAGCACTGGGTAAAACAAACACCACTATCGTCGATCGTGCTTATGGTGGCGCTTCTACATCCCCCGCGTATGTATTTGGGCGCTTACTCACCCGAGCCCAAAGCCATCTTTCCAAACTCCGTCGCCAGAAAAAATCGGCGTATGTTTTTGCGCAAAACGAACTGAGTGATGTGTTATCACACATCACTGTATTCCCGACCACACTGACCATGCAGGAGCAGGGCTTCTTCGCTCTTGGTTACTACCACCAGCGCGCCCGCAAATGGCAACGTATTAGCGAACGTTCGACTGCCAATGAACAATGAGATTTGAGTCTTTTGTCCAATTTCACGCTATCTGAGGAGGTTTCTCATGTCAACAAAATCTTATCTCGATGTCAACCGTCGCCATGACTTTGTGCTGTTCTTTGATGTACAAGATGGCAACCCAAACGGCGATCCTGATGCGGATAATATGCCTCGCGTCGATCCGGAGACGATGCAAGGGCTTGTAACCGATGTTTCCATAAAGCGCCGTGTTAGAGACTGGGTTGACGCCATACGCGGTTCAGAGGAAAAATACAAAATCTATGTACAAAGTGGCGAAGCATTGATCACTAAACACAAGCGAGCATATACGGCGCTGGGGCTTGAATCTACTGGTTCAAAGCAAGCCCGGGAAGACGTTGAAAAAGCCCGCCGGTGGATGTGTGAAAACTTCTATGACATTCGTGCTTTTGGCGCGGTAATGACGGTCGGCGTAAATTGCGGACAAGTGCGCGGCCCGATTCAACTAACGTTTGCCCGTTCCATTCATCCTATTGCCCCGCTGGATATTTCCATTACACGCGTCGCAGTTACGAAGGAAGAGGACTTGGTGGCAGTGACGGAAGATGGCAAAACAAAAGGCAAGGTAAGCGAAATGGGACGAAAGCCTATCTTGCCGTACGGGTTGTACCGTGCACATGGTTTTTTCAATCCCTACTTTGCCAGGCAGACAGGTTTTACATCAGAAGACTTGGAACTGTTTTGGAACGCTTTGCAAAACATGTGGGATTTCGACCGCTCTTCCTCTCGCGGTTTGATGGCTTTCCGCGGCCTTTATATTTTCTCCCATGAGAAAATGCTGGGGAATGCGCCCGCTCATAAATTATTCGATTTGGTTCACGTCTCGCTTGTTGAAGATAAAGACGTTGCCGTGCCGCGCAAATTCTCGGACTATATCATCACCGTTGACCATCCCAATCTTCCCCCCGGCGTTGAACTGACCGAGATACTCTGACCTTTTCTGGGGGATGCCGGAGTTCCTGGCCGGCGTCCCCTCGCCGCCTACCCATGAGCACATACCCGCCCGACGAATGGCTTCCCCTCTCCGGCATCCAGCACTTCGTCTTTTGCCGACGGCAGTGGGCGCTGATCCACATTGAAGGCCAGTGGGCCGAAAACGCGCTCACCGCCGAAGGCCGCCTGTTGCACCGCCGGGCCGATGAGCCGTTCATCACCGAAAAGCGCGGCGATGTGCTCATCGCCCGCGCGGTGCCGGTGGCTTCCCCCACCCTGGGCCTCAGCGGCATCTGCGATGTGGTGGAATTTGTGCGCGCCGCGGAGGGTGTCCAGCTTCCCGGGCAGGAAGGCCGCTGGCAGCCCGTGCCCGTGGAATACAAACGCGGGCGCAAGAAACACGGCCCCGAAGACGAAGCCCAACTCTGCGCCCAGGCCATGTGCCTGGAAGAAATGCTGCTGACGGAGATCCCCCAAGGCTACATTTTCTACGCCCAAACCCGCCGTCGTGAGCCAGTGGCCTTTACCCCTGAACTGCGCGACCTGGTGCGCAAAGCGGCGCAGGAAATGCACCAATACTTTCGTCGTGGCTACACCCCGCGCGTCAAACCTTCCAAAGCCTGCCGCTCGTGTTCCCTGGCCGACATCTGCCTGCCCAGCCTGCAAAACCGCCGCCTCACCGCCTCGGCCTACATCCAAAAATACCTGGACGACCTGGCATGAAGAAACTCGGCAACGTGCTCTATGTCACCACCCCCGAAGCCTACCTCTCGCTGGAAGGCGAAACCGTGGTGGTCAAAAAAGAAGAGGGCAAGGCACTCAAACTGCCGCTGCATAACCTGGAAGCCATCGTGTGCTTCAACTACCCCGGCATCAGCCCGGCCCTGATGGGCGCCTGCGCCGCGCGCGGCATCGGCCTGACCTTCCTGCGCCCCAGCGGGCGCTTTCTGGCGCGGGTGGTGGGGCCGGTCAAGGGCAACCTGCTTCTGCGCAAGAAGCAATACCAGGTCGCCGCAGACGAGGCCGCGCGCCTGCCCATTGCAGTTTCCTGCGTGCTGGCGAAAATCGCCAACAGCCGCGTGGTCATCGAGCGGGCGCTACGCGACCATGCCATGCTGGTAGACACTCAGGCCTTGCTGGAGGCTTCCACCTTCCTGAAAGCCACCTTGCCTGCCGTACGCGATGCCGACAGCCTGGAAACCCTGCGCGGCCTGGAGGGCAGCGCCGCCAAGCAATACTTCCGCGTCTTCGGCAAACTGGTGCTCAAGCAAAAGGAAGACTTTCCCTTCAAGGAACGCAACCGCAGGCCGCCGCGCGACAACCTCAACGCGCTGCTTTCCTTCCTGTACTCCCTTTTGACCTACGAGGTCGCCTCCGCGCTGGAAGGTGTGGGGCTGGACCCCCAGGTGGGATTCCTGCACGCCGATCGTCCCGGACGCCCCTCGTTAGCGCTGGATTTGATGGAAGAACTGCGCCCCATGCTGGCCGACCGCCTGGCGCTCACCCTGATCAACCGCAGGCAAATCAAGGGCAGTGGTTTCACCCGCAAGGAAAGCGGCGGCGTGCTGATGGACGACGACACCCGCAAGAAAGTGATTACCGCTTGGCAGGAACGCAAGCGGGAGCCAATCATGCACCCTTTCCTGAAAGAGCGTATCCCCATTGGGTTGATTCCCCATGTGCAGGCGCAACTGCTTGCCCGCCACCTGCGGGGCGATTTGGACGCGTATCCGCCTTTCTTTTGGAGTTGAACGAGGAGCCTGAAATGATGGTACTGGTCACTTACGATGTCAACACCGAAAGCCCGGCCGGGCAGGCGCGTCTGCGCAAGGTGGCCAAAATCTGCGAAGACTACGGCCAGCGGGTGCAAAACTCGGTATTTGAGTGCCTGATAGACACTGCCCAACTGAAAGTGTTGAAAGCGCGGCTAAGCGACGTCATCAACCCGGAAACAGACAGCCTGCGGTTCTACCTTCTGGGCAACAACTGGAAAGGGAAAATAGAGCACATTGGCGCCAAAGCGCCGGTAGACCTGGAAGGCACCCTCGTGGTGTAGAAAAAGGCACCTGCGAACCGCAAGCGATCATAAAAATGTGCGGAGGTTCGCAGGTCAAAAGGCACCTTAACAACCGAACAGCCCCACAAACAAGGGGCATTCTGGGATAAAATAGCGGAAGCCAGCGCCATATCTGGCGGCGTTGGTGTTTTTGAACGCCAGATGTTGCGGTCGCTCCCCCTCGCGGGGAGCGTGGATTGAAACTGCCTATTTGGGCATAACCTGGCAGAAATTGGCAAGTCGCTCCCCCTCGCGGGGAGCGTGGATTGAAACCCGTGCGCTCCCATATTCCCGATAGTTGAAATTATGTCGCTCCCCCTCGCGGGGAGCGTGGATTGAAACGGGCCGTGAACTGGAAAAACCAGCGGGGCCGGAAGGTCGCTCCCCCTCGCGGGGAGCGTGGATTGAAACCTTGTAAGGTAATTGTAAAGTACGAAATTTTCAGTCGCTCCCCCTCGCGGGGAGCGTGGATTGAAACTTCTCCATTTTTATGCCTCCTTATATCTCAACATAGTCGCTCCCCCTCGCGGGGAGCGTGGATTGAAACTGCCAGGTTATGCCTGAATGAGCAGAAGTAGGGCTGTCGCTCCCCCTCGCGGGGAGCGTGGATTGAAACGCTTTTGTGGCGTTTATCGCCCTGGTGTTTGTGCGTCGCTCCCCCTCGCGGGGAGCGTGGATTGAAACTTAGGGAAATTGTTAAAGATTTCCATGAGGATAAGTCGCTCCCCCTCGCGGGGAGCGTGGATTGAAACCTCGAAGCCTTGAAAAATGCCAATGTTATCGCTTGTCGCTCCCCCTCGCGGGGAGCGTGGATTGAAACCTCGAAGCCCTGAAGAAGGCCGAAAGCATTGAGTAGTCGCTCCCCCTCGCGGGGAGCGTGGATTGAAACTCTCCTTTGGTGGTGGGTGGTGGAATGAGGAAAGCGTCGCTCCCCCTCGCGGGGAGCGTGGATTGAAACATCGCCGCCCAATGAGGGCGGGTAGAACGCAGTCGGTCGCTCCCCCTCGCGGGGAGCGTGGATTGAAACCGTCCAAAACACCCAACCGCCGAAACTCGTCTTACGTCGCTCCCCCTCGCGGGGAGCGTGGATTGAAACGCCGCTCGCAAGGCGGATTTTCAAAACCTCGCTTGTCGCTCCCCCTCGCGGGGAGCGTGGATTGAAACTAAAATCTGCGATAACTTCGCCACTATCCGTATCATGTCGCTCCCCCTCGCGGGGAGCGTGGATTGAAACAAGGCCACATTGTCGGGCGACATGCCACGCAGGGCGTCGCTCCCCCTCGCGGGGAGCGTGGATTGAAACAATGCCAATTGCGCCGATGGTTCGCGAGGCCACCTGTCGCTCCCCCTCGCGGGGAGCGTGGATTGAAACAGTTTGATGTCGGTCACCGCGCTCCTGACATCAGCGTGTCGCTCCCCCTCGCGGGGAGCGTGGATTGAAACGGGCATAGAGCGCCCAACTATTTTTTAAGCGTCTAAGTCGCTCCCCCTCGCGGGGAGCGTGGATTGAAACTATATACCGTTTTTGCCAATTTTTGACAATCTCCGGTCGCTCCCCCTCGCGGGGAGCGTGGATTGAAACGCTGGCGAAACGGCGACGGTGGTCGAAGCGGTCATGGTCGCTCCCCCTCGCGGGGAGCGTGGATTGAAACACCTTCCATATTACCCCGGGTGACGCCTATATCTCGTCGCTCCCCCTCGCGGGGAGCGTGGATTGAAACGGGTTCTTTTCGGCAATGCAGCGGAGCTAACACCGTCGCTCCCCCTCGCGGGGAGCGTGGATTGAAACCTTGTAATTACCAGACAAGAAATGATTCTGGATAGTCGCTCCCCCTCGCGGGGAGCGTGGATTGAAACCGGTCGGTTGGCTGGAAAAATCAGCGTGGGCGGAAGTCGCTCCCCCTCGCGGGGAGCGTGGATTGAAACGTTGTAGTGTTTTTCGCAGTAATAAACGCCATTATGTCGCTCCCCCTCGCGGGGAGCGTGGATTGAAACAGCGGCCTGCTGATGATAGGCTTGCAGGTGGGGCGTCGCTCCCCCTCGCGGGGAGCGTGGATTGAAACACATAATTCCCGCTTGTAGATACTCTGTATTGCCAGTCGCTCCCCCTCGCGGGGAGCGTGGATTGAAACGCGGTAGTAGCACACTAACCACCTATTCCCAATCTGTCGCTCCCCCTCGCGGGGAGCGTGGATTGAAACGAGCCACCACCTGGAAAAATCAGCGTGGGCGGAAAGTCGCTCCCCCTCGCGGGGAGCGTGGATTGAAACCATATTACCTCACCACAATCATGTATGCTCCAGATGTCGCTCCCCCTCGCGGGGAGCGTGGATTGAAACCTCCAAGCTGCCTACTGCAAGCAGCATGTGAAGAGTCGCTCCCCCTCGCGGGGAGCGTGGATTGAAACCTCGCATGCGAGAAAATATGAACGCACAAAAGCGGTCGCTCCCCCTCGCGGGGAGCGTGGATTGAAACCCGCAATCCATACGGGAACCGTACCCGTTCCCTGTGTCGCTCCCCCTCGCGGGGAGCGTGGATTGAAACAGCGCCCATCGCGCGCGCCCACCAGGTCGTAGCACGGGTCGCTCCCCCTCGCGGGGAGCGTGGATTGAAACTTGGGCGCGAGATGTGACCGAGTTGGAGCAGTTTGTCGCTCCCCCTCGCGGGGAGCGTGGATTGAAACCTCGCCCTCCGGCGGATACCACTCCAAATCCAACGTCGCTCCCCCTCGCGGGGAGCGTGGATTGAAACCCTGCAAGTGAATGGCAAAGACCAACCTCAGCCGTCGCTCCCCCTCGCGGGGAGCGTGGATTGAAACCGAGAGAAAATTGAAGAATTATAAGAAAAACCCAAAAGTCGCTCCCCCTCGCGGGGAGCGTGGATTGAAACAATATAGTCATCAATATTATCTACGATAATGCACGTCGCTCCCCCTCGCGGGGAGCGTGGATTGAAACACTTCCAACCTGTAAATTTTAATTCCTGAGTATTGTCGCTCCCCCTCGCGGGGAGCGTGGATTGAAACGCCAGCGAAACCGCCCCGATTGTGGACGCAGTGTTGGTCGCTCCCCCTCGCGGGGAGCGTGGATTGAAACCCGTATTTTGCCGCCTGCCAACTGCGCGGGCCAGGTCGCTCCCCCTCGCGGGGAGCGTGGATTGAAACTGGTGAGACCTCGAAGGCTTGACGAAAGGCTTCTGTCGCTCCCCCTCGCGGGGAGCGTGGATTGAAACCGCTCAGGTTGAGGAGCGCTGCACCAAGAGCGTCGTCGCTCCCCCTCGCGGGGAGCGTGGATTGAAACACCCCCGGCACGTACGAAAACACCAGCGACAGGGTCGCTCCCCCTCGCGGGGAGCGTGGATTGAAACTGGATAGCATGCGTCTTGATGTACTCGCGATCCTGTCGCTCCCCCTCGCGGGGAGCGTGGATTGAAACAGTTCAGCAGGCGGCGTGTAGTACCGCTCCATCACGTCGCTCCCCCTCGCGGGGAGCGTGGATTGAAACTGGGGTGGTGTATTGGTTGTCGGCGCGGGCGGTGGTGGTCGCTCCCCCTCGCGGGGAGCGTGGATTGAAACAATTGGATTGTTTTGTTGCTCGGACATGATTCCCTCGTCGCTCCCCCTCGCGGGGAGCGTGGATTGAAACCCCCGCAATGGCGGCCCAAGCGTTCGCCCGCGAAGTCGCTCCCCCTCGCGGGGAGCGTGGATTGAAACACCTTCGACGTCCGCTGGGTGGACGGCGAATACATGTCGCTCCCCCTCGCGGGGAGCGTGGATTGAAACATGCTGACGCAGCGGCGGAATTGCGGGCGGCGTTAGTCGCTCCCCCTCGCGGGGAGCGTGGATTGAAACTGAGAAAACTGACGCCAAGCGCCGTCTGGCGACGTGTCGCTCCCCCTCGCGGGGAGCGTGGATTGAAACGGGGCTCCTGCTGCGGTGCGTCATCTGGCGGCACCGTCGCTCCCCCTCGCGGGGAGCGTGGATTGAAACGAATTGGAGGCCGAGGAAACCTACCTGCGCATGATGTCGCTCCCCCTCGCGGGGAGCGTGGATTGAAACGATGCTGCGCTGGCGAGGCGAGATGAGGCGCTGGCGAGTCGCTCCCCCTCGCGGGGAGCGTGGATTGAAACGTTGCTCAAATTGG contains:
- the cas3 gene encoding CRISPR-associated helicase Cas3', which produces MAEKSASKATRLQQMLMLLLEYPEGLSRAEVARRLGVHRSTVGRYVEDLSQLGIPIWEDERRIGILRDRYQVRISVNMHEALALHLATRLLTTRTDKHYPHAASALRKLGEALKHLAPLISEHMMRSAAVLEGPHRRHDSAFLEVLEALTRAWSRGEKVKVTHEMEDGQTFAYKFAPYFIEPYAVGRTMHVIGFREPPGAIRTFKIERIRTVRPLGEKYTIPPDFDPTEYLKDAWGIWVSEKAPTEIVLRFSPRVAKRVGETLWHHTQVLEPQPDGALVWRAWVADWREMLPWIRGWGADVEALAPEALRKRLQQEVGKLANLYGILIERTLPQFIAHTRNEQGQYHDLVKHLLNVAKLASAFAANLQAADVAYYLGLWHDLGKFHPDFQRYLWDADAGIKRKGPDHKAAGARVAVKHLGDFLGMLIQGHHGGLQSPSDFRSWYERNKGAAEQSLTVARTVLDFEPTSPISFPQHVLRNHRNGEKNRRSGEFFARMLFSSLVDADFLDTEAHFKPAKARQRGNWADISDLWERFQKDQQRLVKKANQALKINRIRSEIYEEAKKAAEYPPGLFRLTVPTGGGKTRSAMGFALRHAVKHGQNRIIVVVPYITITQQTANTYREIFEVAGEDGIVVLEHHSNIFRNGTIPETWRLASENWDAPIIVTTTVQFFESLFANSTSQTRKLHRIANSVVILDEAQSLPPHLLEPMLDAIQELCTHYHTTVVLSTATQPAFEVFAPFRSLVQELNAREIVPNSERYFHELKRVEFEWHLKRPLSWEQVADIMRMERHSLAICNTKDDALALLDALDDPNALHLSTRLCGKHRDAVINEILNRLREGQPCRVVATQVVESGVDIDFPLVLRALGPLDGIIQAAGRANREGKRHRGRVVVFEPEQGHLPRGVYRQAVEITRMLLKELPDIYSPEAIHAYFSSLYKLAQQDHNALGKTIQQYRENWDFPEVARRFRLIPDDTVNVVITSYGSEKEQAEVRSILSALYAGAPLTRERMRALQPYLVTLPRYRAATCLHAGLLMPQTSEGFGGQMWEWKGNYDERRGIVLSDCEPGEGKAVIFS
- the cas5c gene encoding type I-C CRISPR-associated protein Cas5, whose product is MSQSDDFPLLSVRVWGHYACFTRPEMKAERVTYPVPPPSAARGILEAIFWKPEFVWRVREIWVLKPIRYFSILRNEVNEPASHRAARSWVGSHKGYVAQFHRAQRHTLALRDVEYIIRARIDVKPYVDANPAKYVAQFKRRLRRGACFHRPYLGTREFAAYFSEPMGDEQPIDLSMEIGRMLYDLDYKDDGRGTPRFFSARLERGILRVPVLSSEGV
- the cas8c gene encoding type I-C CRISPR-associated protein Cas8c/Csd1 translates to MLLQQLIELASRLEQQGNLAPPVHRNKGVRYMLSLDSQGRLRNPHPIDLTKEDGTLPRWILPDTVKASGIKPILLADNAEYTLGIGRSESKPERVRKCHAAYLSLIRDCADHTQEPAVMAVLQFLENDPLQHLVLPDNFDAGGIIVFEVDGKLVHEITAVRDFWIEHNMPRGNVMECIACGERKPVLPRLKGKIKGIPGGQSSGTSLISANKTAFESYGLKNSLIAPICFECSERFTKALNFLLANDKHHLVFGQKLVFVFWTRDPVEWNPLSFLQRPDPQDVQNLLDASQRPSKWNPNLDTTSFYAASLSASGGRAVIRDWIDTTVGEVKEHLRQWFAAQAMVNAHGDLSQPLSIYALAGATAMDLGKVTTSTYQTLLRASLMGSPLPWNLLQQAVRRNVSERRVTHARAALIKLVFVTRNLIKEDDMSQLETPPPEFSLAYHCGRLLAVLENIQYEALGKTNTTIVDRAYGGASTSPAYVFGRLLTRAQSHLSKLRRQKKSAYVFAQNELSDVLSHITVFPTTLTMQEQGFFALGYYHQRARKWQRISERSTANEQ
- the cas7c gene encoding type I-C CRISPR-associated protein Cas7/Csd2, producing MSTKSYLDVNRRHDFVLFFDVQDGNPNGDPDADNMPRVDPETMQGLVTDVSIKRRVRDWVDAIRGSEEKYKIYVQSGEALITKHKRAYTALGLESTGSKQAREDVEKARRWMCENFYDIRAFGAVMTVGVNCGQVRGPIQLTFARSIHPIAPLDISITRVAVTKEEDLVAVTEDGKTKGKVSEMGRKPILPYGLYRAHGFFNPYFARQTGFTSEDLELFWNALQNMWDFDRSSSRGLMAFRGLYIFSHEKMLGNAPAHKLFDLVHVSLVEDKDVAVPRKFSDYIITVDHPNLPPGVELTEIL
- the cas4 gene encoding CRISPR-associated protein Cas4, with product MSTYPPDEWLPLSGIQHFVFCRRQWALIHIEGQWAENALTAEGRLLHRRADEPFITEKRGDVLIARAVPVASPTLGLSGICDVVEFVRAAEGVQLPGQEGRWQPVPVEYKRGRKKHGPEDEAQLCAQAMCLEEMLLTEIPQGYIFYAQTRRREPVAFTPELRDLVRKAAQEMHQYFRRGYTPRVKPSKACRSCSLADICLPSLQNRRLTASAYIQKYLDDLA
- the cas1c gene encoding type I-C CRISPR-associated endonuclease Cas1; amino-acid sequence: MKKLGNVLYVTTPEAYLSLEGETVVVKKEEGKALKLPLHNLEAIVCFNYPGISPALMGACAARGIGLTFLRPSGRFLARVVGPVKGNLLLRKKQYQVAADEAARLPIAVSCVLAKIANSRVVIERALRDHAMLVDTQALLEASTFLKATLPAVRDADSLETLRGLEGSAAKQYFRVFGKLVLKQKEDFPFKERNRRPPRDNLNALLSFLYSLLTYEVASALEGVGLDPQVGFLHADRPGRPSLALDLMEELRPMLADRLALTLINRRQIKGSGFTRKESGGVLMDDDTRKKVITAWQERKREPIMHPFLKERIPIGLIPHVQAQLLARHLRGDLDAYPPFFWS
- the cas2 gene encoding CRISPR-associated endonuclease Cas2 translates to MMVLVTYDVNTESPAGQARLRKVAKICEDYGQRVQNSVFECLIDTAQLKVLKARLSDVINPETDSLRFYLLGNNWKGKIEHIGAKAPVDLEGTLVV